One genomic window of Rhizobium sp. Pop5 includes the following:
- a CDS encoding acyl-CoA dehydrogenase family protein → MILSELQQQISDLARDFARDRLAPGAAKRDREHLFPREELKEMGELGLLGMLVPEAYGGSDTGVIAYAAALEEIAAGDGPCSTIMSVHSSVGCVPILKFGTEEQRQRFLPKLAMGEWIGGFALTEPQAGSDASNLKTRARRDGDHYVIDGAKQFITSGKNGNIIIVFAVTDPGAGKKGITAFIVPTDTPGYEVIRVEEKLGLHSTDTCQIAFNNMRIPAELRLGAEGEGYRIALANLEGGRIGIAAQAVGMARAAFEAARDYAKERAAFGKPIFEHQAVAFRLADMAVRIEAARQLVFHAASLREAELPCLSEASMAKLFASEMAERVCSDAIQIHGGYGYMADYPVERIYRDVRICQIYEGTSDVQRMVIARNL, encoded by the coding sequence ATGATTCTTTCCGAACTCCAGCAGCAGATCTCGGATCTCGCCCGCGATTTTGCCCGCGACCGGCTGGCGCCGGGGGCGGCGAAGCGCGACCGGGAGCATCTCTTCCCGCGCGAGGAGCTGAAGGAGATGGGCGAACTCGGTCTGCTCGGCATGCTGGTGCCGGAAGCCTATGGCGGATCGGACACGGGTGTCATCGCCTACGCCGCCGCACTCGAGGAAATTGCCGCCGGCGACGGGCCTTGCTCGACGATCATGAGCGTACACAGCTCCGTCGGCTGCGTGCCGATCCTGAAATTCGGCACCGAAGAGCAGCGGCAGCGTTTCCTGCCGAAGCTCGCGATGGGCGAATGGATCGGCGGCTTTGCGCTTACCGAGCCGCAGGCCGGTTCCGATGCCTCGAACCTGAAAACCCGAGCCCGGCGTGACGGCGACCACTACGTGATCGACGGCGCCAAGCAATTCATCACCTCGGGCAAGAACGGCAATATCATCATCGTCTTCGCCGTCACCGATCCCGGCGCCGGCAAGAAGGGCATCACCGCCTTCATCGTCCCGACGGACACGCCGGGTTACGAGGTGATCCGTGTCGAAGAAAAGCTCGGGCTGCATTCCACCGATACCTGCCAGATCGCCTTCAACAATATGCGTATCCCGGCCGAATTGAGGCTCGGGGCGGAAGGCGAAGGCTATCGCATCGCGCTCGCCAATCTCGAGGGCGGGCGGATCGGCATTGCCGCGCAGGCCGTCGGCATGGCGCGGGCGGCCTTCGAGGCGGCGCGCGACTATGCCAAGGAGCGGGCGGCCTTCGGCAAGCCGATTTTCGAGCATCAGGCTGTCGCCTTCCGCCTCGCGGACATGGCGGTTCGCATCGAAGCGGCGCGCCAGCTCGTTTTTCACGCCGCCTCGCTCCGGGAGGCGGAGCTTCCCTGTCTGTCGGAAGCCTCGATGGCGAAGCTCTTTGCCTCGGAGATGGCCGAGCGCGTCTGTTCCGATGCGATCCAGATCCACGGCGGCTACGGCTACATGGCCGACTATCCGGTCGAGCGCATCTATCGCGATGTGCGCATCTGCCAGATCTATGAGGGAACGAGCGACGTGCAGCGTATGGTGATTGCCCGCAATCTGTAG
- a CDS encoding isovaleryl-CoA dehydrogenase gives MFDFSLGETADAIRETTARFAAGHIAPLAAEIDESNTFPRQLWPQMGALGLHGITVEEEFGGAGLGYLEHVVAMEEVSRASASIGLSYGAHSNLCVNQVRRWASPEQKHRHLPKLISGEHVGSLAMSEAGSGSDVVSMRLRADKKGDRYILNGTKFWITNAPHADVLVVYAKTDPAAGPKGISAFIIEKGLPGFSVSKKLSKLGMRGSDTAELVFQDCEVSAEALMGREGEGVKILMSGLDYERAVLAAGPLGIMQACLDVVLPYVRDRKQFGKAIGDFQLMQGKIADMYVALNSARAYVYSVARACDAGRATRTDAAAAILFASENAVKVSLEAIQALGGAGYTKEWPVERFLRDAKLYDIGAGTNEIRRYLIGRELIAS, from the coding sequence ATGTTTGATTTTTCGCTCGGCGAAACCGCGGATGCGATCCGCGAAACGACGGCGCGATTTGCCGCCGGTCATATTGCTCCGCTCGCCGCGGAGATCGACGAAAGCAACACGTTTCCACGCCAGCTCTGGCCTCAGATGGGCGCGCTCGGCTTGCATGGTATCACCGTCGAAGAAGAATTCGGCGGCGCCGGTCTCGGTTATCTCGAGCATGTCGTCGCCATGGAGGAGGTTTCGCGCGCTTCGGCCTCCATTGGCTTGAGCTACGGCGCCCATTCCAATCTCTGTGTCAATCAGGTCCGCCGCTGGGCCTCGCCGGAACAGAAGCATCGGCACCTGCCAAAGCTGATATCAGGCGAACATGTCGGCTCGCTTGCCATGTCCGAGGCCGGCTCCGGTTCCGATGTCGTCTCCATGCGGCTGCGCGCCGACAAGAAGGGCGACCGCTATATTCTGAACGGCACGAAGTTCTGGATCACCAATGCGCCGCATGCCGATGTGCTCGTCGTCTATGCCAAGACCGATCCGGCGGCCGGGCCGAAAGGCATTTCCGCCTTCATCATCGAAAAGGGCCTGCCAGGCTTCAGCGTCTCCAAGAAGCTTTCCAAACTCGGCATGCGCGGCAGCGACACGGCCGAACTGGTCTTTCAGGATTGCGAGGTTTCGGCCGAGGCGCTGATGGGCCGGGAGGGAGAAGGCGTGAAGATCCTGATGTCCGGCCTCGATTACGAACGCGCCGTGCTCGCCGCCGGGCCGCTCGGCATCATGCAGGCCTGCCTCGATGTCGTGCTGCCCTATGTGCGCGATCGCAAGCAGTTCGGCAAAGCGATCGGCGATTTCCAGCTGATGCAGGGCAAGATCGCCGACATGTATGTCGCGCTGAACTCAGCGCGCGCCTATGTTTATTCCGTCGCGCGGGCCTGCGATGCCGGCCGGGCGACGCGCACCGATGCGGCCGCCGCGATCCTCTTTGCCAGCGAGAACGCCGTGAAAGTTTCGCTAGAGGCGATCCAGGCGCTCGGCGGCGCCGGTTATACCAAGGAATGGCCGGTCGAACGTTTTTTGCGCGACGCCAAGCTCTACGATATCGGCGCCGGCACCAACGAGATCCGTCGCTATCTGATCGGCCGGGAGCTCATCGCATCATGA
- a CDS encoding AraC family transcriptional regulator: MTELLHYFGQFCHSAEIYMAEIERRMIAPGFVEEALDSLRRLGKPTEPILAQVGLPSLVERPVSAETYGALWLAIAAELDDEFFGMGAHPMRSGSFTLLCHCVLHAPTLGQALRRALRFLDVVLDDPRGRLVIRDGLAEIELRDAGGPRSAFAYRTYWIILHGIICWLVGRRIPIRLVDFRCAEPKQGADYRLFFGAPVRFSQPISRLGFDSAMLDLPISRSEQALKQFLRGAPANILVRYRYDAGIAAAVRRRLSQATPATWRSFAELAADMRMPPSTLRHRLHDEGQSYAAIKDDIRRDLAVELLLGTPKTIGEIAVQLGYSEPSAFFRAFRKWMGKSPENFRREEADST, from the coding sequence ATGACAGAACTGCTCCATTATTTCGGCCAGTTTTGCCATAGCGCGGAGATTTATATGGCCGAGATCGAGCGACGCATGATCGCGCCTGGCTTCGTCGAGGAGGCGCTCGACAGCCTGCGGCGGCTCGGCAAACCGACGGAACCGATCCTTGCGCAGGTCGGACTGCCATCTCTAGTCGAACGTCCGGTTTCGGCGGAGACCTATGGCGCGCTGTGGCTGGCGATCGCCGCCGAACTCGACGACGAATTCTTCGGCATGGGCGCGCACCCGATGCGCAGCGGCAGCTTCACTTTGCTCTGTCATTGCGTGCTGCATGCGCCAACGCTCGGTCAGGCGCTGCGGCGGGCGCTGCGCTTCCTCGATGTCGTTCTCGATGATCCCCGAGGACGGCTCGTCATTCGCGACGGCCTGGCGGAGATCGAACTGAGGGATGCCGGCGGCCCCCGTTCGGCCTTTGCCTACCGCACCTACTGGATCATCCTGCACGGCATCATCTGCTGGCTGGTCGGGCGGCGCATTCCGATCCGCCTCGTCGATTTCCGCTGCGCCGAACCCAAACAAGGCGCCGACTACCGGCTTTTCTTCGGCGCGCCGGTGCGTTTCTCGCAACCGATCAGCCGGCTTGGTTTCGACAGCGCCATGCTCGACTTGCCGATTTCACGCAGCGAACAGGCGCTCAAACAGTTCCTGCGCGGCGCACCCGCCAATATTCTGGTGCGCTACCGTTACGATGCCGGCATCGCCGCCGCCGTGCGCCGCCGCTTGAGCCAGGCCACGCCCGCTACCTGGCGAAGCTTCGCCGAACTCGCCGCCGACATGCGCATGCCGCCGTCCACGTTGCGCCACCGCCTGCACGACGAGGGGCAAAGCTATGCCGCCATCAAGGACGACATCCGCCGCGACCTCGCCGTCGAGCTGCTGCTGGGCACGCCGAAGACCATCGGCGAGATCGCCGTGCAGCTCGGCTATTCCGAGCCCAGCGCCTTCTTCCGCGCGTTTCGCAAATGGATGGGTAAGAGCCCTGAGAATTTCCGGCGGGAGGAAGCGGATTCAACTTAA
- a CDS encoding type II toxin-antitoxin system Phd/YefM family antitoxin: protein MRQFTTADLNKQVGDVTDAASREPVVLTRHSKPRFVLMSYEHYERMRSGTDPRRAHAISEMPDEHAKLFGEAIERLAKGEGYDDEP from the coding sequence ATGCGACAGTTCACGACGGCTGATCTCAACAAACAGGTCGGGGACGTCACTGATGCCGCGAGCCGCGAACCGGTCGTTCTTACCCGCCACAGTAAGCCGCGTTTCGTGCTGATGAGCTATGAGCATTATGAGCGCATGCGCAGTGGTACAGATCCGCGCCGCGCCCATGCCATCTCGGAGATGCCGGACGAGCATGCCAAACTGTTTGGCGAGGCGATTGAGCGACTGGCGAAGGGTGAAGGCTACGACGATGAGCCATGA
- a CDS encoding carboxyl transferase domain-containing protein, with protein MTVISSAIDRDSEIFKANAIKNRALVDELYERSAKTREGGSQAAHERHTGKGKLLPRDRIQLLLDAGSPFLEIGTLAANGMYGNEAPGAGIISGIGRVSGREVMIVANDATVKGGAYYPLTVKKHLRAQEIALQNRLPCLYLVDSGGANLPHQAEVFPDRDHFGAIFYNQAQMSAEGIPQIACVMGSCTAGGAYVPAMSDETVIVRNQGTIFLAGPPLVKAATGEIISAEELGGAETHGRRSGVVDHVAENDEHALLLVRDIVASLNSVKSTDIDIQPPRPPKLDPEDFCGIIPEDVRSPYDVREVIGRIVDGSELHEFKPLYGTTLVCGFARIWGMPVAVIANNGVLFSESALKGAHFIELACQRRVPLLFLQNISGFMVGGRYEAGGIAKDGAKLVTAVATATVPKVTVIIGGSFGAGNYGMCGRAYRPRFLFTWPNSRISVMGGEQAASVLATIRRDALEARGEDWPVDQEEAFKAPIRAGYEAEGNPYYATARLWDDGIIDPSQTRDVLGLAFSACLNAPIPKGPRFGLFRM; from the coding sequence ATGACGGTGATTTCCTCGGCGATCGATCGCGACAGCGAGATTTTCAAGGCCAATGCAATCAAGAATAGGGCGCTCGTCGATGAGCTCTACGAGCGCTCGGCGAAGACCCGCGAAGGCGGTTCGCAGGCAGCACACGAACGCCACACCGGCAAGGGCAAACTCCTGCCGCGCGACCGCATTCAGCTCTTGCTCGATGCCGGCAGCCCCTTCCTGGAGATCGGTACATTGGCGGCGAACGGCATGTACGGCAACGAGGCGCCGGGTGCGGGCATCATATCAGGTATAGGCCGGGTTTCCGGCCGCGAGGTGATGATCGTCGCCAATGATGCGACGGTAAAGGGCGGCGCCTATTACCCCCTGACGGTGAAGAAGCATCTCAGGGCGCAGGAGATCGCCCTGCAGAACCGCCTGCCCTGCCTCTATCTCGTCGATAGCGGCGGCGCCAATCTTCCGCATCAGGCCGAGGTCTTTCCCGACCGCGACCATTTCGGCGCGATCTTCTACAACCAGGCCCAGATGTCGGCCGAAGGCATTCCGCAGATCGCGTGCGTCATGGGAAGCTGCACCGCCGGCGGCGCCTATGTGCCCGCCATGTCTGATGAAACGGTGATCGTGCGCAATCAGGGCACGATCTTTCTGGCAGGTCCGCCGCTCGTCAAAGCCGCGACCGGCGAAATCATCTCGGCCGAAGAACTTGGCGGCGCCGAAACCCATGGCCGCCGCTCCGGCGTTGTCGATCACGTCGCGGAAAATGACGAACATGCGTTGCTGCTGGTGCGCGATATCGTCGCCAGCCTCAACAGCGTCAAATCGACCGATATCGACATCCAGCCGCCGCGGCCGCCGAAACTCGATCCGGAAGATTTCTGCGGCATTATCCCCGAGGACGTGCGCTCGCCCTATGACGTGCGCGAGGTCATTGGTCGCATCGTCGACGGCTCCGAACTGCATGAGTTCAAGCCTCTCTACGGCACCACGCTGGTCTGCGGGTTCGCCCGTATCTGGGGCATGCCGGTCGCCGTCATCGCCAATAATGGCGTTCTCTTCTCCGAAAGCGCGCTGAAGGGCGCGCATTTCATCGAGCTCGCCTGCCAGCGCCGCGTACCCCTGCTCTTCCTGCAGAATATTTCCGGCTTCATGGTCGGCGGCCGCTACGAGGCCGGCGGCATCGCCAAGGATGGGGCAAAGCTGGTGACGGCCGTCGCCACCGCGACGGTGCCGAAGGTCACCGTCATCATCGGCGGCAGCTTCGGCGCCGGCAATTACGGCATGTGTGGCCGCGCCTATCGCCCGCGTTTCCTCTTCACCTGGCCGAACAGCCGCATCAGCGTCATGGGCGGCGAACAGGCGGCCTCGGTGCTCGCCACCATCCGCCGCGATGCGCTGGAGGCGCGCGGCGAGGACTGGCCTGTTGATCAAGAGGAGGCCTTCAAGGCGCCGATCCGCGCGGGCTATGAAGCCGAAGGCAATCCCTATTACGCCACCGCCCGCCTCTGGGACGACGGCATCATCGATCCCAGTCAGACGCGCGATGTGCTGGGCCTTGCCTTTTCCGCCTGCCTGAATGCGCCGATCCCGAAAGGGCCGCGCTTCGGCCTGTTCCGGATGTGA
- a CDS encoding CoA ester lyase → MRLRSLLFVPGDRPERFDKALASGADAVILDLEDSVAPTNKPRARESVHEFVLRHTGETHLLIRINPLASTESEDDLAALNGLHPFAIMLPKAEGAASVWKLSGSLASEIPILPIATETPSAIFEIGSYREVAASLCGLTWGAEDLPAAIGATTSRRTDGRYTPPYELARSLTLFGAHAAAVPAIDTVYPDFRDLNGLNAYVGRARRDGFSGMMAIHPSQVETINHAFTPDASEIAWAEKVAAAFAARPDAGVIQLDGRMLDLPHLKLALRILEISGR, encoded by the coding sequence ATGAGGCTGCGCTCGCTGCTCTTCGTGCCCGGCGATCGGCCGGAGCGTTTCGACAAGGCGCTCGCCTCCGGCGCCGATGCCGTCATCCTTGATCTGGAAGATTCGGTCGCGCCCACAAACAAGCCTCGCGCCCGGGAGAGCGTCCACGAATTCGTCCTCCGCCATACCGGCGAAACCCATCTGCTGATCCGCATCAACCCCCTCGCCTCGACCGAATCCGAAGACGACCTTGCCGCTCTGAACGGCCTTCATCCTTTCGCGATCATGCTGCCGAAAGCCGAGGGGGCAGCTTCCGTGTGGAAACTCTCGGGCTCTCTTGCATCTGAAATTCCAATCCTGCCGATCGCGACCGAAACGCCATCCGCGATCTTCGAGATCGGCAGCTACCGGGAGGTCGCCGCGAGCCTCTGCGGCCTGACATGGGGTGCCGAGGATCTGCCCGCCGCGATTGGTGCCACGACTTCGCGCAGGACGGATGGTCGTTACACGCCGCCTTACGAGCTTGCCCGCTCGCTCACGCTGTTCGGGGCACACGCCGCCGCCGTTCCTGCCATCGACACCGTCTATCCGGATTTCCGCGATCTCAACGGTCTCAATGCCTATGTCGGCCGCGCCCGGCGCGACGGCTTTTCCGGCATGATGGCCATCCATCCGAGCCAAGTCGAAACGATCAACCATGCCTTCACGCCGGACGCTTCCGAGATCGCCTGGGCGGAGAAAGTCGCCGCCGCCTTCGCCGCCAGGCCGGACGCCGGCGTCATCCAGCTTGACGGGCGCATGCTGGATTTGCCGCATCTGAAGCTTGCGCTGCGCATCCTGGAGATATCGGGACGATAG
- a CDS encoding MaoC family dehydratase → MAGRYFDEWTVGDRIAHEIRRTVTETDNLLFTTLSHNPQPLHLDAEYAASTEFGRIVVNGTFTFALTIGLSVGDTTLGTLVANLGYDKVTMPKPVFIGDTLRVETEVTELRRSNSRPDAGIVTFRHVTLNQRDEIVCQCLRTAMLKVKPS, encoded by the coding sequence ATGGCCGGCCGCTATTTCGACGAGTGGACGGTCGGCGACCGCATCGCCCATGAGATCCGCCGCACGGTCACCGAGACCGACAACCTGCTGTTCACGACGCTTTCCCACAATCCGCAGCCGCTGCATCTCGATGCCGAGTATGCGGCCAGCACCGAATTCGGTCGGATCGTCGTCAACGGCACCTTCACCTTTGCGCTGACCATCGGCCTTTCGGTCGGCGATACCACACTCGGCACACTCGTCGCCAATCTCGGCTACGACAAGGTGACGATGCCGAAGCCGGTCTTCATCGGCGATACGCTGCGGGTGGAAACCGAGGTGACGGAGCTGCGCCGTTCGAATTCCCGCCCCGATGCCGGCATCGTCACCTTCCGGCACGTCACGCTGAACCAGCGTGACGAGATCGTCTGCCAGTGCCTGCGCACGGCAATGCTGAAGGTCAAACCGTCATGA
- a CDS encoding acetyl/propionyl/methylcrotonyl-CoA carboxylase subunit alpha: MMESLLIANRGEIARRIIRTAKMLGIRTIAVYSEADQSLPFVREADEAIAIGPSPARESYLSQERILEAARKTGAAAVHPGYGFLSENAEFAEAVEKAGIIWVGAPPAAIRAMGLKDAAKELMQAAGVPVTPGYLGPDQSEAKLLAEADAIGYPVLIKAVAGGGGKGMRRVDRHEDLPELLASCRREAAAAFGDDRVLIERYIANPRHIEVQVFADQHGNCVHLFERDCSLQRRHQKVIEEAPAPGLDAATRAAICDAAVKAARAVNYVGAGTIEFIADASQGLHPDRIWFMEMNTRLQVEHPVTEAISGEDLVLWQLKVASGEPLPKSQDEITMKGWAFEARLYAENPAAGYLPSTGRLEHLKLPTTVRVDSGVEQGDEITAFYDPMIAKIIAHGPNRDAALSKLAAACAGIEVWPVRSNAGLLARIAADPDFRAARIDTGFLDRHGEGLVAKAPDETAIDRAATVLSKKPGNDPWSTLSGFRIAGPGDGRVRVRVDGHLYWGQSRATLEANTVTTAETTVLFDDGNAWPISLPAASEIEANHGAGDGAILSPMPGLVISVEVAEGDRVAKGDRLLTVEAMKMEHSLRAPFDGVVGKLQVSSGIRVSENQLVVTVMKEED, translated from the coding sequence ATGATGGAAAGCCTTCTCATCGCCAACCGGGGCGAAATCGCCCGCCGCATCATCCGCACGGCAAAGATGCTCGGCATCCGCACGATCGCCGTCTATTCCGAGGCCGATCAGAGCTTGCCTTTCGTGCGAGAGGCCGACGAAGCGATCGCGATCGGCCCATCGCCGGCCCGTGAAAGTTACCTCTCGCAGGAACGCATCCTGGAAGCCGCCCGCAAAACCGGCGCGGCTGCCGTCCATCCCGGTTACGGTTTCCTCTCAGAAAATGCCGAATTCGCAGAAGCCGTGGAAAAAGCCGGCATCATCTGGGTCGGCGCTCCACCGGCAGCCATCCGCGCGATGGGGCTCAAAGACGCGGCAAAGGAATTGATGCAGGCGGCCGGTGTGCCGGTAACCCCCGGCTATCTCGGGCCGGACCAGAGCGAAGCAAAGCTTTTGGCCGAGGCTGATGCCATCGGCTATCCCGTCCTCATCAAGGCCGTTGCTGGCGGTGGCGGCAAGGGCATGCGCCGCGTCGACCGGCATGAGGATTTACCCGAGCTTCTCGCCTCCTGCCGTCGTGAGGCGGCCGCCGCCTTCGGCGACGACCGCGTCCTGATCGAACGCTATATCGCCAATCCGCGCCATATCGAGGTGCAGGTTTTCGCCGATCAACACGGGAACTGCGTCCATCTCTTCGAACGCGACTGCTCGCTGCAGCGCCGTCACCAGAAGGTCATCGAGGAAGCTCCCGCCCCCGGCCTCGATGCCGCCACGCGGGCTGCGATCTGCGATGCGGCGGTGAAGGCGGCAAGGGCGGTCAACTATGTCGGCGCCGGCACGATCGAATTCATCGCCGATGCCTCGCAAGGCCTGCATCCCGACCGCATCTGGTTCATGGAGATGAACACGCGCCTGCAGGTGGAGCATCCCGTCACCGAAGCCATATCAGGCGAGGATCTGGTGCTCTGGCAGCTGAAGGTCGCAAGCGGCGAGCCACTGCCGAAAAGCCAGGACGAGATCACCATGAAAGGCTGGGCCTTCGAAGCCCGGCTCTATGCCGAAAATCCCGCCGCCGGCTATCTGCCCTCGACCGGCCGGCTCGAACATCTCAAACTCCCGACGACCGTCCGCGTCGACAGCGGCGTCGAACAGGGCGATGAGATCACCGCCTTCTACGATCCGATGATCGCCAAGATCATTGCACATGGACCGAACCGCGACGCCGCACTGTCGAAACTCGCGGCCGCCTGCGCCGGCATCGAGGTCTGGCCAGTCAGATCCAATGCCGGGCTTCTCGCCCGCATCGCCGCCGACCCGGATTTCCGCGCCGCCCGGATCGATACCGGATTCCTCGACCGGCACGGCGAAGGCCTTGTGGCGAAGGCCCCGGACGAAACGGCAATCGACCGTGCCGCCACGGTTCTTTCGAAGAAACCCGGCAATGATCCCTGGTCGACGCTTTCAGGATTTCGCATCGCCGGGCCAGGCGACGGCCGCGTGCGCGTTCGCGTCGACGGTCACCTCTATTGGGGGCAGTCACGCGCAACGCTTGAGGCAAATACCGTCACAACAGCTGAAACGACGGTGCTTTTCGACGACGGAAATGCCTGGCCGATTAGCCTGCCCGCTGCGAGCGAAATCGAAGCAAATCACGGCGCGGGTGACGGCGCGATCCTTTCGCCCATGCCGGGCCTCGTCATTTCGGTCGAGGTCGCCGAAGGCGATCGCGTCGCCAAGGGGGACCGTCTGCTGACGGTCGAAGCGATGAAGATGGAACATTCGCTGCGCGCGCCCTTCGACGGCGTCGTCGGAAAATTGCAGGTTTCCTCCGGCATCAGGGTTTCGGAAAACCAGCTGGTCGTCACCGTCATGAAGGAGGAGGACTAA
- a CDS encoding 3-hydroxyacyl-CoA dehydrogenase, with protein MLIRGASFIVTGGGSGLGAATARMLVEAGGRVTIADLNAEAGEGLAREFGSDARFVKADVTVGDDGAAVIAVAIEAFGSLRGLVNCAGVAPAEKVIGRDGPHRLESFTRTISINLVGTFNMIRLAAAAIQNTEPDGEGERGVIVNTASAAAFDGQIGQAAYAASKGGVAAMTLPIARELARHGIRVVSIAPGIFETPMMAGMPAEVQTALGQSVPFPPRFGRPAEFAGLVRHIFENNMLNGEVIRLDGALRMGAR; from the coding sequence ATGCTGATCCGTGGAGCAAGTTTCATCGTGACCGGCGGCGGCTCCGGCCTGGGTGCGGCGACGGCGCGCATGCTCGTGGAAGCCGGCGGGCGTGTGACGATCGCTGATCTCAATGCCGAGGCGGGCGAAGGGCTCGCTCGGGAATTCGGCAGCGATGCCCGGTTCGTCAAGGCTGACGTGACCGTTGGCGACGACGGAGCTGCGGTGATTGCCGTGGCCATCGAAGCCTTCGGTAGCTTACGGGGATTGGTCAATTGCGCCGGCGTGGCGCCAGCCGAAAAAGTGATCGGTCGCGACGGACCGCATCGGCTGGAGAGTTTTACGCGTACCATCAGCATCAACCTCGTCGGTACGTTCAATATGATCCGGCTTGCCGCCGCCGCGATCCAGAATACGGAGCCGGATGGCGAAGGCGAACGCGGCGTGATCGTCAATACCGCCTCGGCCGCCGCCTTCGACGGCCAGATCGGCCAGGCCGCCTATGCCGCCTCCAAGGGTGGGGTAGCGGCGATGACCTTGCCGATCGCCCGCGAGCTTGCCCGTCACGGCATCCGCGTCGTATCGATTGCGCCCGGCATTTTCGAAACGCCGATGATGGCCGGCATGCCGGCCGAGGTTCAGACGGCGCTCGGTCAGAGCGTGCCCTTTCCGCCGCGTTTCGGCCGGCCGGCAGAATTTGCCGGGCTGGTGCGTCACATCTTTGAGAACAACATGCTGAACGGCGAGGTCATTCGTCTCGACGGCGCATTGCGGATGGGCGCGCGCTGA
- a CDS encoding acetyl-CoA C-acyltransferase has product MALQDPIVIVGAARTPIGSFQGELKDATAPELGATAIRAALERSRVAAEAIEEVVFGCVLPAGQGQAPARQAAIHAGLPFSTGASTVNKMCGSGMKAVMMAHDLITVGSASIAIAGGMESMTNAPYLLDKARGGYRLGHGRVVDHMFFDGLEDAYDKGRLMGSFAEDCAEAYQFTREAQDAYAIASLTRAQKAIAEGCFDREIVPVTAKSGKSEQVASRDEQPGKAKPDKIPMLKPAFREGGTVTAANSSSISDGAAALVLMRRSEAEHRGLTPLATILGHATHSQAPNLFATAPIGALQKLSDRTGLALSDIDLLEINEAFAVVAMAAMRDLNLPHEKVNVHGGACALGHPIGASGARILVTLLSALERYGLKRGMAALCIGGGEATAVAIERR; this is encoded by the coding sequence ATGGCATTGCAGGACCCCATCGTCATCGTCGGTGCGGCGCGTACGCCGATCGGCAGCTTTCAAGGCGAGCTGAAGGACGCCACCGCACCCGAACTCGGAGCGACGGCGATCCGCGCAGCACTCGAGCGCAGCCGCGTCGCCGCCGAGGCGATCGAGGAGGTTGTCTTCGGCTGCGTGTTGCCGGCGGGTCAAGGCCAGGCACCGGCGCGACAGGCGGCGATCCATGCCGGCCTGCCCTTTTCGACCGGGGCCAGCACCGTCAACAAGATGTGCGGTTCGGGCATGAAGGCGGTCATGATGGCCCATGACCTGATCACCGTCGGCAGCGCTTCGATTGCGATAGCAGGCGGCATGGAAAGCATGACGAATGCGCCCTATCTCCTTGACAAGGCCCGCGGCGGCTACAGGCTCGGCCATGGGCGTGTCGTGGATCACATGTTCTTCGATGGGCTGGAGGATGCTTATGACAAGGGGCGCTTGATGGGCAGCTTCGCGGAGGATTGCGCTGAGGCCTATCAGTTCACGCGCGAGGCGCAGGATGCCTACGCCATCGCCTCGCTGACGCGGGCGCAGAAGGCGATTGCGGAAGGCTGTTTCGACCGCGAGATCGTGCCGGTGACGGCCAAGTCAGGCAAATCAGAGCAGGTGGCGAGCCGTGACGAACAGCCGGGCAAGGCGAAGCCAGACAAGATCCCGATGCTGAAACCCGCCTTCCGCGAAGGCGGCACGGTAACGGCCGCCAATTCCAGCTCGATCTCCGACGGCGCGGCAGCGCTGGTGCTGATGCGCCGTTCCGAGGCCGAGCATCGCGGCCTGACGCCGCTCGCCACCATCCTCGGCCATGCCACCCATTCGCAGGCGCCCAATCTTTTCGCCACCGCGCCGATCGGCGCACTGCAGAAGCTCTCCGATCGGACCGGCCTGGCGCTTTCGGATATCGACCTTCTCGAAATCAACGAGGCCTTCGCTGTCGTCGCCATGGCGGCGATGCGCGATCTAAACCTGCCGCATGAAAAGGTAAACGTGCATGGCGGGGCCTGCGCGCTCGGCCATCCGATCGGCGCCTCGGGAGCACGCATCCTGGTGACGCTGCTTTCGGCGCTGGAGCGCTACGGCCTGAAGCGCGGGATGGCTGCGCTCTGCATCGGCGGCGGCGAAGCGACGGCCGTCGCCATCGAGCGGCGCTAG